The Pseudalkalibacillus hwajinpoensis nucleotide sequence AACAATCAAGGTCTTGGTGCCGCAGTTCGAAAGGGGCTTTCCTATTCAGTAGAATTAGGTGCTGACATAGGTGTGATGCTTGACGCGGATAATGAATACCCCGCCTGGCAATTAGCTGACCTTCTCGAACCTCTATTCAAAGGGGAGGCAGACTACGTGATGGGTTCTCGTTTTAAAGGTACGATTGATGGGATGCGACTTCATCGTCGTTTAGGCAATTATTGTTTTACATTTATTCAGTCCCTTCTTTTACAAAGGTGGATTTATGATGGTCAGTCTGGGATGAGAGTTTTCTCTAGACAAGCTATGGAGCATGGAGAAATCATTCATGACTACAACTATGCACAGGTCATTACATTGAACCTTGTTCGAAAAGGATTTAGAGTTAAAGAAGTTCCAATTACGTACCAGGTTCGATCTACTGGTGAATCATATATTAAGTTTAAAGCGTATTTAACATCTGTTTTACCGGCTATTTTGAAAGAAATGATGCGACCAGTTCACAAGGTGTCGATTGACTATAGTGCGCATAAAATCTTGCCTGGACACATTACAAGTATGGTGGCAGAAAAGTCACACTAATTGCAGATCTGTTATTGACTTCAATGGTGATAATCATTATCATTATCAATGAGGAGGATATTTCAAATGATAAAACGTATTCTGTCATCAGCATTAATAATGACACTAATTTGTATACTAGCAGTTCCTGATCTTGCTAGTGCATACTCTTATGGTGACCCAACCGAAGAGAAAGTAGCTGAAGCATACAGTGAGATGTCTGCAAAACTTAATGAATCTCCTCCGAATTTTGCAGAAGCGAATAAAATTTTTGCTTCCGTTAAAGACGAAATTCAATTACATATGGGTGACGATGCGGTTCAAGCTGTTCAAAATGAGCTAGACAACGAAGATAAGGAAGCTGTGATAACGAATATGCAGCAAGTCCTGGTCTTAAATATTTCACGTCGACTTGAAAACGCTGAAACAGATTTTGAAGAATATGATACAACAAGAAAGCTAGTTGGCAAGGCAGATGCCACATATAAAACGCTCTCTCCCGTGGTGAAACAAACGAATCCAGAACTTGATGAAAAGATAAAGAATGAATTTGAGGTATTGCTTAATTCGCTTGGTAACCCTGGCCTTTTCGGAGTGGGGGAGAAAGATTCAGATGAAGAGAAATACGCTGAAAGTAAGAAAGTTATACTTGATGGACTAAAAAATCAATTTGATATGAAATCAGTTGAAATTGGTCACTTTGGAGAAAGTGCAACAGAGGATGAAAGCAGTGGTAGTGAAAAAACGGATTGGACTGATCTCAGTCAGCTATCGAATTGGCTGCCAATCGTTATTCTCATCGTTGTGATTGCAGGAGTAGTGATTTACACAACAAGAAAACGCCGACGCTCCTAAAATCTTTATTTGCGGAAAGGGGAAAGTTTAATGGAAATTCAGGCATTACTGATCATGTTCAGGGAAGTACTTGAAGCGCTTCTCATAATTGGAATCATAACCACCTATATGAAACGAATGGGACAGTGCCAGTATAATAAATATGTCTGGTTAGGTGCTGGGCTTGCTGTTGTTGCAAGTGTAGGCGTAGCCATGTTGTTCCAGGTTGTTTTCACCGGGTTCGCAGCGATGGGAAGCGAGATTTACCTGAAAATTTCCATTATGCTGATCTCCGCCGTATTATTAACTCAAATGGTTTTTTGGATGGCTTCACATAGTCGCAATCTTAAAGGAAAGACAGAAGGGAAAATGACGGAATACATTACAACGGGGAACGTGATAGGCATGGTCATCCATTCTTTCCTCGTTGTCCTTCGTGAAGGTGTAGAAACGGTATTTTTCTTTGCTGCAATTACTGGTGGCGATATTGGTAAAGGATTTGAAGGATGGGGAGCGATTACTGGAATCTTGATTGCTTCCGCTGTATCGTACTTTTTCTTTAAGGGCACGATGCGCATTCCGCTTAAATCGTTCTTTAAGATTACTGGAATCTTTATTGTACTTATTGCCGGTGGGTTATTTGTACAGGGCATTTCGATGATGCAGGATATTAAACTAATTGGTAGCGTAATGCCTCACGTATACGACCTTACATGGTTCTTGCCAGAACATCCAATTGACTACGCGCATTATGTTCGTGATCATGGTGTGGCACCTCTTCTCTCAGGAGACATTGGAATTTTCTTTAAAGCGTTGTTCGGATACTCTTCAATGCCTTCTATTGAAGAAATCATCGCGTACGTTGGTTATTTTGCAGTGATTTATCTTCTTGTGAACTCAAAGAATGAACCTGTAAA carries:
- a CDS encoding glycosyltransferase family 2 protein, encoding MKQHVIVFLPAHNEEHAIGEVIKQIPRSIHPSVQVSVLVIDDGSTDRTVEVAKKAGANYIYSFDNNQGLGAAVRKGLSYSVELGADIGVMLDADNEYPAWQLADLLEPLFKGEADYVMGSRFKGTIDGMRLHRRLGNYCFTFIQSLLLQRWIYDGQSGMRVFSRQAMEHGEIIHDYNYAQVITLNLVRKGFRVKEVPITYQVRSTGESYIKFKAYLTSVLPAILKEMMRPVHKVSIDYSAHKILPGHITSMVAEKSH
- a CDS encoding FTR1 family iron permease, whose protein sequence is MEIQALLIMFREVLEALLIIGIITTYMKRMGQCQYNKYVWLGAGLAVVASVGVAMLFQVVFTGFAAMGSEIYLKISIMLISAVLLTQMVFWMASHSRNLKGKTEGKMTEYITTGNVIGMVIHSFLVVLREGVETVFFFAAITGGDIGKGFEGWGAITGILIASAVSYFFFKGTMRIPLKSFFKITGIFIVLIAGGLFVQGISMMQDIKLIGSVMPHVYDLTWFLPEHPIDYAHYVRDHGVAPLLSGDIGIFFKALFGYSSMPSIEEIIAYVGYFAVIYLLVNSKNEPVKSEVKESSKAIFKATNEMKQSTVK